In one window of Tumebacillus algifaecis DNA:
- a CDS encoding thiamine pyrophosphate-dependent enzyme, which yields MMMKMKDAMKAVLDRYPNALYVSTCGYISRELFNLHDSEDHFYMLGSMGMAAPVGLGLALTHPERTIVVLDGDGSFMMNLGIIAMITSEQPQNLVHVVLDNRLYESTGGQKPVQFENMVGVAVAAGYRHAVHVQEEADFGKLDGLAGLTFVQALIEPRTEPIGKRIKWTPQELVERFHTAAGRG from the coding sequence ATGATGATGAAGATGAAAGATGCGATGAAAGCGGTGTTGGATCGATACCCGAATGCACTCTATGTGAGCACTTGTGGATATATATCACGGGAATTATTCAATCTGCATGATAGCGAAGATCATTTTTATATGCTGGGGTCGATGGGAATGGCAGCACCGGTTGGATTGGGGTTGGCACTGACTCATCCCGAGCGTACGATCGTCGTGCTGGACGGCGACGGCTCCTTCATGATGAACCTTGGCATCATTGCGATGATCACCTCGGAACAGCCGCAGAATTTGGTGCATGTCGTGCTGGATAATCGGCTGTATGAAAGCACAGGCGGGCAGAAACCTGTGCAGTTTGAAAACATGGTAGGCGTCGCTGTTGCGGCCGGATACCGCCATGCTGTGCATGTGCAGGAGGAAGCCGATTTTGGGAAGCTGGACGGTCTGGCTGGGTTGACGTTTGTACAAGCCTTGATCGAGCCGCGCACAGAGCCGATCGGCAAGCGCATCAAGTGGACGCCACAGGAGCTCGTGGAGCGGTTTCACACGGCGGCAGGAAGAGGGTGA
- a CDS encoding isopentenyl phosphate kinase, whose protein sequence is MNVVKIGGSLLTDKDGYCAPNQEMVRQYARTIAKEWERLRGNLILIVGGGSYGNAVPVRYHLKDASLPWKDTDLSMMTVKMFEWLSLVTQIFREEGVPCYPFQTSGYVVTKNKRPQRFFVEPVEHVLSMGVLPVFSGDLVFDEEQQFIIFSSDNLPELFVERMSLRRMVMLTDVEGVMQIGTDGQQTVIPEVTRANFQEVLRCAGPSQKPDITGGMKNKLEALLRLAEQGVEGVITSGRKAEALLPALFEPEPVGTMIRPWAQENRGGLL, encoded by the coding sequence ATGAATGTAGTCAAGATTGGAGGGAGTTTGCTGACCGATAAGGACGGCTACTGTGCGCCGAATCAGGAGATGGTGCGGCAGTATGCGCGCACGATCGCCAAGGAGTGGGAGCGGCTGCGTGGCAACTTGATCCTGATCGTCGGCGGAGGCTCGTATGGGAATGCAGTGCCGGTTCGCTATCACTTGAAGGATGCTTCCCTGCCGTGGAAAGATACGGACCTGTCGATGATGACGGTGAAGATGTTTGAGTGGTTGTCGCTGGTGACCCAGATTTTTCGGGAAGAGGGAGTGCCTTGCTATCCGTTCCAGACCAGCGGGTATGTGGTGACGAAAAACAAACGGCCCCAGCGTTTTTTTGTGGAGCCGGTGGAGCACGTGCTGTCGATGGGGGTGCTGCCCGTTTTCTCGGGCGACCTGGTCTTTGATGAGGAGCAGCAGTTTATCATTTTTTCGAGTGATAATTTGCCCGAGTTGTTTGTCGAGCGGATGTCTCTCCGGCGGATGGTGATGCTGACCGATGTTGAGGGAGTGATGCAAATCGGAACGGATGGGCAGCAGACGGTGATTCCTGAAGTGACGCGTGCAAATTTTCAGGAGGTGCTGCGCTGTGCGGGGCCTTCGCAAAAGCCGGATATCACAGGCGGAATGAAAAATAAGCTGGAAGCTCTGTTGCGCTTGGCGGAGCAGGGAGTGGAAGGTGTGATCACCAGCGGAAGGAAGGCGGAGGCATTGCTGCCAGCGTTGTTTGAGCCCGAGCCTGTAGGCACGATGATTCGGCCTTGGGCACAAGAGAATAGAGGGGGATTGCTGTAG
- a CDS encoding dTMP kinase: MLIAFSGCDGAGKSTQVKAVQQILQERGLQVKVLDKWEIRDHEKFRECRMINIELEDLKNAVGEMEGHSRAMFLFWAIGITMTRDDLDDPNVVYLLDGYWMKHAAVEIEYGCSPEWIELTAQQFRPADLTFYFDVLPEVALERKDDFNVYECGRDPECRPESFIEHQTKLRKRMLQWSERFGWEVVNSMQEQQAITELVMKQVDQLLEQNKGQS, encoded by the coding sequence ATGTTGATTGCGTTTTCGGGATGTGACGGGGCAGGTAAGAGCACGCAGGTGAAGGCGGTTCAGCAAATCTTGCAGGAGCGCGGGCTGCAGGTGAAGGTGCTGGATAAATGGGAGATTCGGGATCATGAGAAGTTTAGAGAGTGCCGCATGATCAACATTGAGCTGGAAGATTTGAAAAATGCGGTCGGGGAGATGGAAGGGCACAGTCGAGCGATGTTTTTGTTCTGGGCGATTGGGATCACGATGACGCGGGACGATTTGGATGACCCGAACGTCGTGTATTTGCTGGACGGGTACTGGATGAAGCATGCGGCGGTGGAGATTGAGTATGGGTGCTCGCCAGAGTGGATTGAGCTGACGGCGCAACAGTTTCGCCCGGCCGATCTGACGTTTTATTTTGATGTGTTGCCGGAGGTGGCTTTGGAGCGGAAGGATGATTTTAATGTCTATGAGTGCGGGCGGGACCCGGAATGTCGGCCGGAGTCGTTTATCGAGCACCAGACCAAGTTGCGCAAGCGGATGCTGCAGTGGTCGGAGCGGTTTGGCTGGGAAGTGGTGAATTCGATGCAAGAGCAACAGGCGATCACCGAGCTTGTGATGAAGCAGGTGGATCAGCTGCTTGAGCAGAACAAGGGCCAGAGCTAG